A stretch of the candidate division KSB1 bacterium genome encodes the following:
- a CDS encoding amidohydrolase family protein: MKVKLFFFALSLTFSNLLFAQSSLDELPASDGQGPYDRLVIRGATMIEGSGAPAIGPVDIVVENDKIVQIRVVGYPGLPIDEKRRPDAGDREIDAHGMYVLPGFIDMHGHPHTSESGQGVPLEYVLKLWLAHGITTSRVVGAKGVDWIIDLQKRSNNNKVTAPRIVAYPVFGQDFGRSILTSEDAREWVQWVKKRGANGIKFFGAPPEIMRAALDEAGKQGLGTTEHHAQLNVTRMNVLTTAALGLTSMEHWYGLPEALFEDKVIQDYPLDYNYQNEQHRFGEAGRLWKQAAKPFSDHWNAVMNSLLKFNFTIDPTFIAYLASRDLMRQSRNEWHAIYTMPSLWNYYRPSRAAHGSYWFYWTTSDEIAWKENFRLWMTFVNEYKNRGGKVTLGSDSGYIYNLYGFGYIQEMELMQEAGFHPLEVIRSATILAAETMKLDHEIGTIQVGKKADFVIVSENPLQNLKVLYGTGAIRLNDETGEVEKVGGVKWTIKNGIVFDAKKLLSDVRSMVESAKEEAGIPAGPMPMFIETKPQFFNEQKE, from the coding sequence ATGAAAGTTAAACTCTTTTTTTTCGCTCTTTCTTTAACATTCTCAAACCTTCTTTTCGCCCAATCTTCGTTGGACGAATTGCCTGCAAGTGATGGACAAGGCCCGTATGATAGACTCGTCATTCGTGGGGCAACCATGATCGAAGGCTCAGGCGCACCTGCCATTGGCCCTGTCGATATTGTTGTCGAGAATGATAAGATTGTGCAGATCCGGGTGGTTGGCTATCCCGGACTTCCAATAGATGAGAAACGCAGACCGGATGCCGGAGATCGGGAAATTGATGCTCATGGCATGTATGTCCTGCCCGGATTTATTGATATGCATGGTCATCCGCATACCAGCGAATCGGGCCAGGGTGTTCCCCTTGAGTATGTCCTGAAATTGTGGCTCGCCCATGGCATAACCACTTCACGCGTTGTAGGTGCAAAAGGCGTGGATTGGATCATCGATTTACAAAAGCGCAGCAATAACAACAAAGTTACGGCGCCGCGGATCGTTGCCTACCCGGTTTTTGGGCAGGATTTCGGGCGGTCGATTTTAACATCCGAGGACGCCCGGGAGTGGGTACAATGGGTTAAAAAAAGGGGAGCAAACGGCATTAAGTTTTTTGGCGCGCCACCGGAAATTATGAGGGCAGCACTGGATGAAGCCGGCAAGCAGGGACTCGGAACAACCGAGCACCATGCCCAGCTTAATGTTACGCGGATGAATGTTCTGACCACCGCCGCCCTGGGTCTGACTTCAATGGAGCACTGGTACGGATTACCGGAAGCGCTTTTTGAAGACAAAGTAATTCAGGATTATCCCCTTGATTATAATTATCAAAATGAGCAGCATCGTTTTGGCGAAGCCGGTCGATTATGGAAACAGGCTGCCAAACCATTTAGCGATCACTGGAATGCTGTGATGAATTCTCTTCTGAAATTTAATTTCACCATCGATCCTACCTTCATCGCGTACCTGGCAAGCCGCGATCTCATGCGGCAAAGTCGGAACGAATGGCACGCAATTTATACGATGCCGTCACTTTGGAATTACTATCGGCCAAGTCGCGCGGCGCACGGATCCTATTGGTTTTATTGGACAACATCCGACGAAATTGCCTGGAAAGAAAATTTCCGGCTCTGGATGACATTTGTCAACGAGTACAAAAATCGCGGCGGAAAAGTCACGTTGGGGAGTGATTCCGGCTACATTTATAATCTCTACGGTTTCGGCTACATCCAGGAAATGGAGCTGATGCAGGAAGCAGGATTCCATCCCCTGGAGGTGATTCGCTCCGCTACCATTTTAGCCGCTGAAACGATGAAACTTGATCATGAAATCGGAACCATACAGGTCGGTAAAAAGGCGGATTTCGTCATTGTATCGGAAAATCCGCTGCAGAATTTGAAGGTACTTTATGGTACCGGAGCTATTCGTTTAAACGATGAGACCGGCGAAGTTGAGAAAGTAGGTGGCGTGAAATGGACCATTAAAAATGGCATCGTTTTTGATGCGAAAAAGCTGCTGTCGGATGTTCGCTCTATGGTTGAATCTGCAAAGGAAGAAGCCGGAATACCAGCTGGTCCAATGCCGATGTTCATCGAAACGAAACCTCAATTTTTTAATGAACAAAAAGAATAA
- a CDS encoding NAD(P)H-binding protein: MKKTLHAVTGAFGYSGKYIAKRLLDRGHKVITLTNSVNRANPFNGRVKPYPFNFDKPEVLAKSLQGVSVLYNTYWVRFNHKLFQHADAVRNTMVLFDAAKAANVERIVHVSITNPSEDSPLEYFSGKAKLERALIDSGVSHAILRPTVLFGKEDILINNIAWALRRLPVFGVFGSGESRLQPIYVDDMASLAVEQGAKRDNVFIDAIGPETFTYRKLVKVIGEIIGKKRLIISVPPSVGFIAGWILGKCVGDVMITREEIKGLMAGLLAVDSPPAGETKLTGWVRKHADKLGKHYTSELARRKDRTKEYQSN; the protein is encoded by the coding sequence ATGAAAAAGACTCTACATGCAGTAACGGGCGCTTTCGGATATTCAGGAAAGTATATTGCTAAGCGACTTCTTGATCGAGGTCACAAAGTCATCACTTTGACCAATTCTGTTAATCGTGCGAATCCGTTCAATGGTCGAGTTAAGCCATACCCGTTCAACTTTGACAAGCCAGAAGTACTTGCAAAATCGCTTCAAGGTGTATCCGTACTTTATAACACATACTGGGTTCGATTCAATCATAAGTTGTTCCAGCATGCTGATGCAGTCAGAAACACCATGGTTTTGTTTGATGCAGCTAAAGCTGCTAATGTTGAACGAATTGTCCATGTTAGCATAACGAACCCGTCTGAAGATTCACCGCTAGAGTACTTCAGCGGAAAAGCGAAACTCGAACGAGCGTTGATAGATTCAGGTGTTTCACACGCTATACTTCGCCCAACAGTCCTGTTTGGAAAAGAGGACATACTTATCAACAACATTGCGTGGGCCTTGCGACGGCTCCCAGTGTTTGGTGTGTTCGGAAGTGGTGAGTCCCGTCTACAACCAATCTATGTGGACGATATGGCTTCCCTTGCCGTCGAGCAAGGGGCTAAGCGAGACAATGTTTTTATAGATGCCATCGGTCCGGAAACCTTCACCTACAGAAAGTTAGTCAAAGTTATTGGTGAGATAATCGGAAAGAAAAGACTTATTATTTCTGTACCTCCATCTGTTGGGTTTATCGCCGGCTGGATTCTCGGCAAGTGCGTTGGTGATGTAATGATAACTCGTGAAGAAATCAAGGGATTGATGGCCGGCCTTCTTGCCGTGGACTCACCTCCTGCAGGAGAAACAAAACTAACTGGCTGGGTTCGTAAACATGCTGATAAACTTGGTAAACACTACACCAGTGAGCTTGCCCGCAGGAAAGATAGAACAAAGGAATACCAGAGCAACTAA
- a CDS encoding NAD+ synthase, giving the protein MKLTLAQLNPIIGDISGNVERLKEVVAESSSQASDLVVFPELYLCGYPPKDLLEYSSFLDRLDDAVQEIIEFSSSFPDAGILVGVPRRTKENYGKGLTNSALLICAGKEIARVNKCLLPTYDVFDEARYFDAATDVKPIEFKGESLGISICEDAWNESQFWQRPLYSFDPVERLAEKGATLLINLSAAPFSLGRDEIRFGLSQSHARRFNLPFIMVNQTGAQDELIYDGTSIAIDKNGDLIIALEPFEPGMKTIDLNGNMPTKEFKPLDKIDSIHKALVLGVRDYVKKCKFSDVLMGLSGGIDSAVTCVLAVAALGKERVTGVTMPSVFSSEGSIKDSEILAANLGISFKTIPIRDIHQQYIKDLQPSFANKQQDVTEENIQARIRGNILMALSNKFGSLVLSTGNKSELAMGYCTLYGDMSGGLAVLSDVPKTMVYQLARFINGKKEIIPAEILTKAPSAELRPGQKDQDSLPPYEILDGILEMYLEQKKSTAEIVAAGYDKDTTMFVIKTVNANEYKRRQAAPGLKLTSKAFGPGRRMPMAAKYDFKQ; this is encoded by the coding sequence ATGAAACTTACCCTTGCTCAACTAAATCCTATCATCGGAGATATTTCCGGGAATGTTGAACGGCTGAAAGAGGTTGTTGCCGAAAGTTCTTCGCAAGCATCCGATCTGGTTGTTTTCCCGGAGCTTTACCTGTGTGGTTATCCCCCAAAAGATTTGCTGGAGTATTCATCCTTTTTGGACCGATTGGATGACGCCGTTCAGGAAATTATTGAATTTTCCAGCTCGTTTCCCGATGCGGGAATTTTAGTTGGCGTGCCGAGAAGGACAAAAGAGAATTATGGTAAAGGATTAACCAATTCGGCTTTACTCATTTGTGCCGGAAAGGAAATTGCCCGGGTGAATAAATGTTTGTTGCCAACCTATGATGTTTTCGATGAAGCACGATATTTTGATGCTGCCACTGATGTTAAACCCATTGAGTTTAAAGGAGAAAGCCTGGGGATTTCCATTTGTGAAGATGCATGGAATGAATCACAATTCTGGCAGCGGCCACTTTATTCTTTTGATCCGGTTGAACGGCTAGCCGAAAAGGGCGCAACTCTTTTGATTAACCTTTCGGCCGCGCCTTTCTCCCTTGGCCGGGATGAGATTCGATTTGGGTTGTCCCAGAGTCATGCTCGCCGGTTCAATCTTCCATTTATAATGGTGAATCAAACAGGGGCGCAAGATGAGTTGATTTATGACGGCACCAGCATCGCCATTGATAAAAATGGTGATCTGATTATAGCCTTGGAACCGTTTGAACCTGGGATGAAAACCATCGATTTAAACGGAAATATGCCCACAAAAGAATTCAAACCTTTGGACAAAATAGATTCCATCCATAAAGCTCTTGTATTGGGTGTTCGGGATTATGTTAAAAAATGCAAATTCAGTGATGTGTTGATGGGTTTATCCGGTGGCATTGATTCGGCGGTAACTTGTGTTTTGGCCGTTGCTGCATTGGGAAAAGAGAGAGTAACCGGTGTTACCATGCCATCGGTTTTTTCTTCCGAAGGCAGCATCAAAGATTCGGAGATATTGGCTGCAAATCTCGGCATCTCCTTCAAAACAATTCCAATCCGCGATATTCACCAGCAATATATAAAAGATTTACAACCCAGTTTTGCCAATAAGCAGCAAGATGTTACGGAAGAAAATATCCAGGCCCGAATTCGTGGGAATATCTTAATGGCATTATCGAATAAGTTTGGCAGCCTCGTGCTTTCTACCGGCAATAAGAGCGAGTTGGCCATGGGGTATTGCACACTCTATGGCGACATGAGTGGGGGACTTGCGGTTCTCTCGGATGTGCCCAAAACCATGGTTTACCAACTGGCACGCTTTATCAATGGTAAAAAAGAAATCATCCCAGCTGAAATTCTTACAAAAGCGCCTTCTGCCGAATTGCGTCCCGGTCAAAAGGACCAGGATTCACTGCCACCCTATGAAATTTTAGACGGAATACTGGAAATGTACCTTGAGCAAAAAAAATCCACGGCAGAGATTGTTGCCGCCGGCTATGATAAAGACACCACAATGTTTGTTATCAAGACGGTTAATGCCAATGAATATAAACGCCGCCAGGCAGCGCCGGGATTAAAGCTCACATCCAAGGCTTTTGGTCCCGGCAGGAGAATGCCTATGGCGGCAAAATATGATTTTAAACAATAG
- a CDS encoding metal-dependent hydrolase, with protein MPTLTYLGHSAFLLEGGGTKMAIDPFLTGNPLAAKQADEIEVEWIYLTHGHNDHFGDVLTIAKANNATIIAPFELATYCESKGSQIHPMHIGGAHEFPFGRLKLTIAHHGSAFIEENGTIVYCGNPSGGLITMDGKTLYHAGDTALFYDMKLIGEMNTIDLAALPIGDNFTMGIDDAVTATEYIKPGKVIPIHYNTFDVIKVNPSEFVEKVQAKGFDGQVMEPGDVIEY; from the coding sequence ATGCCAACATTAACTTATTTAGGACATTCAGCTTTTTTATTGGAGGGCGGAGGCACGAAAATGGCGATCGATCCATTTTTAACCGGCAATCCGTTGGCCGCTAAGCAAGCCGATGAAATTGAAGTAGAATGGATCTACCTGACCCATGGTCATAACGATCATTTTGGCGATGTGTTGACCATAGCAAAAGCCAACAATGCAACCATTATTGCACCCTTCGAATTAGCAACATATTGTGAATCTAAAGGGTCCCAGATTCATCCCATGCATATCGGCGGCGCCCACGAGTTTCCGTTTGGCCGCCTGAAATTAACCATTGCTCATCATGGCTCGGCATTTATAGAAGAAAACGGCACCATCGTTTATTGTGGCAATCCCAGTGGTGGATTAATCACCATGGATGGTAAGACCTTATATCATGCGGGTGATACGGCTTTGTTTTATGATATGAAATTGATCGGGGAAATGAATACCATAGACTTAGCTGCTCTGCCGATAGGCGATAATTTTACTATGGGCATCGATGATGCGGTTACGGCAACGGAATACATCAAACCAGGAAAAGTAATTCCCATCCATTACAACACATTCGATGTCATAAAAGTCAATCCATCTGAATTCGTCGAAAAAGTCCAGGCAAAAGGATTTGATGGGCAGGTAATGGAGCCGGGGGATGTGATTGAGTATTAG